In Paenibacillus sonchi, a single genomic region encodes these proteins:
- a CDS encoding HPr family phosphocarrier protein: MTKHPVVVRLKTGLHARPAALFVQEANKFSSEIFVEKDDKKVNAKSIMGIMSLAISSGTEIFISADGADADQAVTALTSLVSKEELENQ; the protein is encoded by the coding sequence ATGACAAAGCACCCGGTAGTTGTACGGTTGAAGACGGGTCTTCACGCTCGGCCGGCAGCATTGTTCGTGCAGGAAGCTAACAAATTCTCGTCGGAGATATTCGTTGAAAAAGACGATAAAAAAGTGAACGCTAAAAGCATCATGGGTATTATGAGCCTGGCGATCAGTTCCGGCACGGAGATTTTTATCAGCGCGGATGGCGCCGATGCGGATCAAGCTGTAACCGCTTTGACAAGTCTTGTCAGCAAAGAAGAGCTTGAGAACCAGTAA
- the rapZ gene encoding RNase adapter RapZ, protein MTELEQSPPGGATLIIITGMSGAGKTIAVQSLEDLGFFCVDNLPPVLIPKFAELIEQSKGKIAKVALVIDLRGREFFTALSESLSYIKDESTIGFEILFLDATDSVLVQRYKESRRHHPLAPKGMPLDGIRLERQMLEELKNSATLCLDTSSMKPVQLKERIVSRFSHLGKSTLSVNITSFGFKYGIPIDADLVFDVRFLPNPHYVDQLRPKTGQDSEVYDYVMKWPETQVFLTKLLDMLHFLIPQYRKEGKSQIIIGIGCTGGKHRSVAISEYLGKMLGVSETEAVAVSHRDSERDRH, encoded by the coding sequence ATGACCGAATTGGAACAATCACCGCCCGGTGGAGCCACCCTGATTATTATTACGGGCATGTCAGGTGCAGGCAAGACAATTGCTGTGCAGAGCCTGGAAGATCTCGGATTCTTCTGTGTGGATAATTTGCCGCCGGTGCTGATTCCCAAGTTCGCCGAGCTGATAGAGCAGTCGAAAGGGAAAATTGCCAAGGTGGCGCTCGTTATCGATTTGCGCGGCAGAGAGTTTTTCACAGCTTTGTCGGAATCGCTATCCTATATCAAGGATGAGTCTACGATCGGCTTCGAAATTCTGTTCCTGGATGCAACGGATTCCGTACTGGTACAGCGCTATAAGGAGAGCCGGCGGCATCACCCGCTGGCACCCAAAGGCATGCCGCTTGACGGCATCCGTCTGGAACGCCAAATGCTGGAGGAGCTGAAGAATTCAGCTACCCTGTGTTTGGATACCAGCAGCATGAAGCCGGTTCAGCTGAAGGAAAGGATCGTCTCACGCTTTTCCCATTTGGGCAAAAGCACCCTTTCCGTCAACATTACCTCGTTTGGCTTCAAATACGGGATTCCGATCGACGCAGACCTCGTGTTTGATGTCCGCTTTTTGCCTAATCCGCATTATGTGGATCAGCTGCGGCCTAAGACGGGCCAGGACAGCGAAGTATACGATTATGTAATGAAATGGCCGGAAACACAGGTATTTCTGACCAAACTGCTGGATATGCTTCATTTCCTGATTCCGCAATACCGGAAAGAAGGCAAGTCCCAGATTATTATCGGCATTGGCTGCACAGGCGGCAAACACCGCTCTGTGGCGATATCCGAATATCTGGGCAAGATGCTGGGGGTTAGCGAGACGGAAGCGGTAGCGGTCAGCCACCGGGATTCCGAGCGTGATCGGCATTAA
- a CDS encoding SIMPL domain-containing protein — protein MKAWSKKLGAVMLAGSLMIGGMALGGVIQGPEKAYAAEDVQRNVVSVIGKGELSLKPDVVYLSIGVNATAASAEEAQKIIGGKISKISALLKTTWGIADKDIQSTQFIVQPNYTYNEKEGQQIKGYIAQHSLKVTYRDLNKVGQLLDAASAAGANNIGNTQFAIENPSALEAQVIEKAMANADAKAGVIAKAAKRSLGQVIAVTQSDDGNNPVVYMENAAMAKSSADAAGGTYVEPGEVRVSTQLSVMYELK, from the coding sequence ATGAAGGCATGGAGTAAAAAGCTCGGAGCAGTAATGCTGGCAGGAAGTTTGATGATTGGAGGTATGGCTTTGGGTGGAGTGATTCAAGGTCCTGAAAAGGCTTACGCCGCCGAGGATGTCCAGAGAAATGTTGTGAGTGTCATCGGCAAGGGTGAACTCTCGCTCAAGCCGGATGTCGTTTATCTGTCGATTGGGGTTAACGCTACGGCAGCATCAGCGGAAGAAGCACAGAAGATCATTGGAGGCAAGATCAGTAAGATTTCAGCATTGCTGAAGACGACTTGGGGCATTGCAGACAAGGACATTCAGAGCACACAATTCATCGTGCAGCCGAACTACACTTATAATGAAAAAGAGGGTCAGCAGATCAAAGGGTATATTGCCCAGCATTCGCTGAAGGTCACCTATCGTGATCTGAACAAGGTCGGACAGCTGCTCGATGCGGCTTCCGCGGCAGGAGCGAACAACATCGGAAATACCCAGTTTGCAATCGAAAATCCTTCCGCCTTAGAAGCGCAGGTGATTGAGAAAGCCATGGCAAATGCGGATGCAAAAGCCGGAGTTATTGCCAAAGCAGCCAAACGGAGCCTGGGACAGGTGATTGCGGTCACACAGAGCGATGACGGCAATAACCCGGTCGTCTATATGGAGAATGCGGCGATGGCCAAATCATCGGCAGATGCTGCCGGAGGCACCTACGTTGAACCCGGGGAAGTCAGAGTCTCAACCCAGCTTAGCGTAATGTATGAGCTGAAATAA
- the trxB gene encoding thioredoxin-disulfide reductase, with product MYKTIVIGTGPAGLTAAIYLARANLSPLVIEGLQPGGQLTTTTEVENFPGFPDGILGPDLMDNMRKQAERFGAQFKNGWVEAVDFSQRPFKITVDGLGVLEAETVIISTGASARYLGIPGEQDNVGRGVSTCATCDGFFFRGKKIVVVGGGDSAMEEASFLTRFASSVTLVHRRSELRASKIMQDRARENSKVAWALNRTPLEVAIGDTGVKGLKVRNNETGAEELVEADGVFVAIGHTPNTAFLGGQITTDANGYIVVNPGTTETNIPGVFACGDVQDTRYRQAISAAGTGCMAAMDAEKYLEGSMVHDWSETLDK from the coding sequence ATGTACAAAACCATTGTAATCGGAACAGGCCCGGCAGGACTGACTGCCGCGATTTACCTGGCACGTGCCAATCTCAGCCCCCTTGTTATTGAAGGCCTGCAGCCCGGAGGACAATTGACTACAACGACAGAGGTAGAGAACTTCCCTGGTTTTCCTGACGGCATCCTGGGTCCGGATCTGATGGATAACATGCGCAAGCAGGCAGAGCGCTTTGGGGCTCAATTTAAGAATGGCTGGGTGGAGGCTGTGGACTTCTCGCAGCGCCCGTTTAAGATAACCGTGGATGGTTTGGGTGTGCTGGAAGCAGAGACCGTAATTATTTCGACCGGGGCTTCGGCGAGATACCTGGGCATCCCGGGAGAGCAGGATAATGTCGGACGCGGAGTCAGCACCTGCGCTACTTGCGACGGGTTCTTCTTCCGCGGCAAAAAGATTGTAGTGGTCGGCGGCGGCGACTCCGCCATGGAGGAAGCGAGCTTCCTGACGCGGTTCGCTTCCAGCGTGACCCTGGTCCACCGCCGTTCGGAGCTGCGCGCTTCGAAGATCATGCAGGACCGCGCACGGGAGAACAGCAAGGTGGCGTGGGCACTGAACCGTACGCCGCTTGAAGTCGCCATCGGGGATACCGGGGTGAAGGGACTGAAGGTCCGCAACAATGAGACGGGGGCTGAAGAGCTTGTGGAAGCGGACGGCGTATTTGTCGCTATCGGCCATACACCGAACACGGCCTTCCTGGGTGGCCAGATCACTACCGATGCTAACGGCTATATCGTTGTGAATCCGGGTACAACAGAAACTAACATTCCGGGCGTGTTTGCTTGCGGCGATGTGCAGGATACCCGTTACCGCCAGGCGATCTCGGCTGCCGGGACCGGCTGCATGGCTGCCATGGATGCCGAGAAATATCTGGAAGGCTCGATGGTGCATGACTGGAGCGAAACGCTGGATAAGTAA
- a CDS encoding ribose-phosphate diphosphokinase gives MHHHQLRIFSGSSNPKLAADIAERLGAPLGQIKLTRFKSGEIYVHYEESIRNCDVFLVQSLAHPINELFVELLVMIDAAKRASARTVNIIVPYYGYARQERKSAPREPISAKMVADVLTTAGATRVITIDLHAAAIQGFFNIPVDHLTALDLISGYLKVKGLSDLVVVSPDAGRASMAEKLASRLDSPFAIMIKKRPAHNESVITHVIGDVEGRTPIIIEDLIDTGTTIVNVVEGLKERGARNSIVCATHGLFSGDALSRMVHPNIDEIVVTDSIALPDDHSSRFTVLSVAPMLAEATRIIIEGGSIDKLFRDAGI, from the coding sequence ATGCATCATCATCAATTGCGTATTTTTTCCGGTTCGTCGAATCCGAAGCTGGCCGCAGATATTGCGGAGCGTCTGGGTGCCCCGTTGGGCCAGATTAAGCTGACCCGCTTCAAGAGCGGCGAGATTTATGTGCATTATGAAGAGAGCATCCGGAACTGTGACGTATTTTTGGTGCAATCCCTCGCTCATCCCATAAATGAGCTGTTCGTAGAGCTGCTGGTCATGATCGATGCCGCCAAACGCGCATCGGCGAGAACGGTTAATATTATCGTGCCTTATTACGGCTATGCCCGGCAGGAGCGGAAATCTGCGCCGCGCGAGCCGATTTCAGCCAAGATGGTGGCAGATGTGCTTACGACCGCAGGAGCCACCCGTGTGATTACGATTGATCTGCATGCGGCGGCGATTCAAGGCTTTTTCAACATTCCGGTGGATCACTTGACGGCACTTGATCTGATTAGCGGATATCTGAAGGTGAAGGGCTTGTCCGACCTGGTGGTTGTGTCACCGGATGCGGGCCGTGCCTCCATGGCCGAGAAGCTGGCCAGCCGTCTGGATTCGCCGTTTGCCATTATGATCAAGAAACGCCCGGCTCACAACGAATCGGTGATTACGCATGTGATTGGCGATGTAGAAGGACGGACGCCAATCATTATCGAGGATCTGATTGATACGGGAACGACGATTGTGAATGTGGTGGAAGGCCTGAAGGAGCGGGGAGCCAGGAACAGCATCGTTTGTGCCACCCATGGTCTTTTTTCCGGAGACGCCTTGAGCCGTATGGTTCACCCTAATATAGATGAAATTGTCGTTACCGACTCTATTGCGCTGCCGGATGATCATTCCAGCCGTTTCACTGTGCTCTCCGTAGCGCCTATGCTGGCTGAAGCCACACGCATTATTATCGAAGGCGGTTCCATTGACAAGCTGTTCAGAGACGCGGGAATTTAG
- the thiC gene encoding phosphomethylpyrimidine synthase ThiC — translation MSDSVKKEEVNLSGFPASRKVYVEGSRPDIQVPMREICLSRTEGVAGDSDNAPLRVYDTSGIYTDDGQETDIRRGLPPHRLCWIAERGDSEEYAGRAVQPRDNGRTVDGLPEEGFAGLKRRPLRAREGRNVTQLHYARQGIITPEMEYIAIRENTRPEFVRDEVAAGRAIIPSNLNHPESEPMIIGRNFLVKINANIGNSAVSSSIDEEVEKMRWATRWGADTIMDLSTGAKIHATREWIIRNSPVPIGTVPIYQALEKVKGIAEDLTWELYRDTLIEQAEQGVDYFTIHAGVLKRYIPLTAGRMTGIVSRGGSIMAAWCLAHDQENFLYTHFEEICEIMKTYDVAFSLGDGLRPGSIADANDEAQFAELETLGELTALAWKHDVQVMVEGPGHVPMHKIKENMDKQLELCREAPFYTLGPLTTDIAPGYDHITSAIGAAMIGWFGTAMLCYVTPKEHLGLPNKNDVREGVITYKIAAHAADLAKGHPGAQDRDNALSKARFEFRWRDQFHLSLDPERALEYHDETLPAEGAKTAHFCSMCGPKFCSMRISHDIRNSSRLSRML, via the coding sequence ATGTCAGATTCAGTAAAGAAGGAAGAGGTTAATCTTTCAGGATTCCCCGCGAGCCGGAAGGTGTATGTAGAGGGCTCACGCCCGGACATTCAGGTTCCGATGCGTGAAATCTGTCTTAGCCGGACTGAGGGCGTGGCGGGAGATTCGGACAATGCGCCGCTGCGTGTCTATGATACCAGCGGGATTTATACGGACGACGGACAAGAGACCGATATCCGCAGGGGCCTTCCGCCGCACCGGTTATGCTGGATTGCGGAACGCGGAGATTCGGAAGAATACGCCGGGAGAGCCGTGCAGCCCAGGGATAACGGAAGGACTGTGGACGGGTTGCCGGAAGAAGGCTTTGCCGGCTTGAAGCGGCGCCCGTTAAGAGCGCGTGAGGGCCGCAATGTCACCCAGCTGCACTATGCGCGGCAGGGGATCATTACACCGGAGATGGAGTATATCGCCATCCGTGAGAACACCCGGCCTGAATTTGTAAGGGACGAGGTCGCGGCAGGCCGGGCCATTATTCCTTCCAATCTCAACCATCCCGAGAGTGAGCCGATGATCATCGGGCGTAATTTCCTGGTCAAGATCAATGCGAACATTGGAAATTCTGCCGTATCTTCATCCATCGATGAAGAAGTGGAGAAGATGAGGTGGGCAACACGCTGGGGAGCCGATACGATTATGGACCTCTCCACCGGTGCAAAAATCCATGCCACCCGCGAATGGATTATCCGCAACTCGCCGGTTCCAATCGGTACAGTGCCCATCTATCAGGCGCTGGAGAAGGTAAAAGGAATCGCTGAGGATTTGACCTGGGAGCTGTACCGCGACACGCTCATTGAACAGGCGGAGCAAGGCGTGGATTACTTCACCATTCATGCCGGGGTGCTGAAGCGCTATATTCCCCTTACGGCCGGCAGAATGACAGGAATTGTCTCACGGGGGGGTTCCATTATGGCGGCCTGGTGCCTTGCCCATGACCAGGAGAACTTTTTATATACGCATTTTGAGGAGATTTGCGAGATTATGAAAACCTATGATGTCGCCTTTTCCCTGGGAGACGGACTCCGCCCGGGCTCCATCGCCGATGCCAATGATGAGGCCCAGTTTGCTGAACTGGAGACGCTGGGGGAGCTGACGGCGCTGGCCTGGAAGCATGACGTTCAGGTGATGGTGGAAGGTCCAGGCCATGTGCCGATGCACAAGATCAAGGAGAATATGGATAAGCAGCTGGAGCTTTGCCGGGAAGCGCCTTTTTACACACTCGGCCCGCTGACCACGGATATTGCCCCCGGCTATGACCATATTACATCGGCAATCGGTGCGGCGATGATCGGCTGGTTCGGGACAGCAATGCTCTGCTACGTTACCCCGAAGGAGCATCTGGGCCTGCCGAACAAGAACGATGTGCGTGAAGGTGTCATTACTTACAAAATCGCTGCACATGCCGCTGACTTGGCCAAGGGGCATCCGGGCGCGCAGGATCGGGACAACGCACTCTCCAAGGCGCGGTTCGAGTTCCGGTGGCGTGACCAGTTCCACTTGTCGCTGGACCCGGAACGCGCGCTGGAGTACCATGATGAGACGCTTCCGGCGGAAGGCGCCAAAACAGCGCATTTCTGCTCGATGTGCGGCCCCAAATTCTGCAGCATGCGGATCTCGCACGATATCCGCAATTCGTCCAGGCTGAGCAGAATGCTATAA
- the whiA gene encoding DNA-binding protein WhiA, with protein sequence MSFAALTKKELTMVESQPCCEKAEMSALIRMNGSVQLSSKKVVLDISTENAAIARRVYSLLKKYYQVHIELLVRKKMRLKKNNVYIVRIPSRVQEILKDLRIVSEGFIFTDGIDPEIIGKNCCKRAYLRGAFMAGGSVNNPEGSSYHLEIASMYEEHCKALVELAGEFHLNARCIERKKGFILYIKEGEKIIEFLSLIGAHQALFKFEDVRIMRDMRNSVNRIVNCETANLNKTISAAVRQIENIKLLQREVGLESLPDKLREVAEIRLAHPDINLKEVGEMLKGTVSKSGVNHRLRKIDELADKVRGG encoded by the coding sequence TTGTCTTTTGCGGCCCTTACCAAAAAAGAGCTGACGATGGTGGAGAGCCAGCCTTGCTGCGAGAAAGCGGAGATGTCCGCGCTGATCCGGATGAACGGTTCCGTGCAGCTTTCAAGCAAAAAGGTAGTTCTCGACATTTCGACGGAGAACGCCGCGATTGCAAGGCGGGTATATTCTTTACTTAAGAAATATTACCAGGTCCATATCGAGCTGCTCGTGCGTAAAAAAATGCGTTTGAAGAAGAATAACGTCTATATCGTCCGAATTCCAAGCCGTGTCCAGGAGATCCTTAAGGACTTGCGGATCGTCTCCGAGGGCTTCATCTTCACCGATGGGATCGATCCGGAGATTATCGGCAAGAACTGCTGCAAGCGCGCTTATCTGCGCGGGGCATTTATGGCTGGAGGTTCGGTCAACAATCCGGAAGGGTCTTCCTACCATCTGGAGATCGCTTCGATGTATGAGGAGCACTGCAAGGCTCTGGTGGAGCTGGCGGGTGAGTTTCATCTGAATGCCCGCTGCATCGAGCGTAAAAAAGGCTTCATTCTGTACATCAAGGAAGGCGAGAAGATTATCGAGTTCCTGAGTCTGATCGGTGCCCATCAAGCGTTGTTCAAGTTCGAGGATGTGCGGATTATGCGCGATATGCGCAATTCCGTCAACCGGATCGTCAACTGCGAAACGGCGAACCTCAACAAGACCATCAGCGCGGCGGTGCGTCAGATCGAGAACATCAAGCTGCTGCAGCGTGAAGTGGGACTGGAAAGCCTGCCGGATAAGCTGCGCGAGGTAGCCGAGATCAGACTGGCACACCCGGATATTAACCTTAAGGAAGTCGGCGAAATGCTGAAGGGTACGGTAAGTAAATCGGGAGTAAACCACCGTCTGCGCAAAATTGACGAGCTGGCGGATAAGGTCCGGGGCGGCTGA
- a CDS encoding PdaC/SigV domain-containing protein yields the protein MKNMKKKQARKWGAGIVAAGVLLGGGLLPAEAGQAAAAAVQAVQSKAGQSLVVLKVNGTITPQTGMVREGKVWVPVTFLRDSLGMPLTYDKAEKAYTIGKGTAKVKLTVSEYENSISVNNFYLNEYEGKNINNRLFVPFDLISDFLGYKGDWNAASGRLNVVSKPQNAITIKTESIVKDHKDAPVKLDYPQVSGLANAAAQKTINDTIKQTFTKFAAEAEKEIANKPSDDRPYEYDGGYVITYNQDGILSLITQHYEYNGGAHGMTYRNAFTFSLKDGKRLLIGDVLKANPNYKKELNAKLSKLIKADGGYLGGFNGLNTEKNFYVKDGKMVVFFQLYEYTAYAAGFPQFEFTFKELLPSGSSPFAGLK from the coding sequence ATGAAGAACATGAAGAAGAAGCAGGCCCGTAAATGGGGCGCAGGCATTGTGGCAGCAGGAGTTTTACTCGGTGGAGGGCTGTTGCCCGCAGAGGCCGGTCAGGCTGCAGCAGCAGCGGTACAGGCGGTACAGTCCAAAGCCGGTCAATCCCTGGTTGTGCTGAAGGTGAACGGGACGATTACCCCGCAGACCGGTATGGTCCGTGAGGGTAAAGTCTGGGTTCCGGTTACGTTTCTGCGGGATTCCCTCGGCATGCCTTTAACCTACGATAAAGCGGAAAAAGCCTATACGATCGGCAAAGGAACAGCTAAGGTTAAGCTGACAGTCTCTGAATACGAGAACTCCATCTCGGTCAATAACTTTTATCTGAATGAGTATGAGGGCAAAAACATCAATAACCGCTTGTTTGTTCCATTTGATCTGATCAGCGATTTTCTGGGATACAAAGGGGATTGGAATGCGGCTTCGGGCCGGCTGAATGTGGTCAGCAAACCGCAAAATGCGATCACCATCAAGACGGAGAGCATCGTCAAGGACCATAAAGACGCACCGGTCAAGCTGGACTACCCGCAGGTGTCCGGACTGGCCAATGCCGCGGCGCAGAAAACAATCAATGACACGATCAAGCAGACCTTTACCAAGTTTGCAGCCGAAGCGGAAAAAGAAATTGCGAACAAACCTTCAGATGACCGGCCCTATGAATATGACGGCGGATACGTGATTACTTACAACCAGGACGGCATCCTAAGCCTTATTACGCAGCACTACGAGTACAACGGAGGGGCTCATGGTATGACCTACCGCAATGCGTTTACCTTCTCTCTGAAGGATGGCAAACGTCTGCTGATCGGGGATGTGCTGAAGGCCAACCCTAACTATAAAAAAGAGCTAAATGCCAAGCTGTCCAAGCTGATTAAGGCGGACGGCGGCTACCTGGGCGGTTTCAACGGCCTTAACACGGAGAAGAACTTTTATGTGAAAGACGGGAAAATGGTCGTCTTCTTCCAGCTCTATGAATACACTGCATATGCGGCCGGGTTCCCTCAGTTTGAGTTCACCTTTAAGGAATTGCTGCCGTCCGGCAGCAGCCCGTTCGCTGGACTGAAATAG
- a CDS encoding ROK family glucokinase — translation MSESIYVGVDLGGTTIKVGICNAEGNLLHTYEGPTGTADGVDAVIDNIEKYVRQIVEDSPYSWDQLAGVGAGLAGFTNIREGIIILAPNIGFRDVPIRSILEGRLNKPVKIDNDANVAALGEAWSGAGRGVENCVCYTLGTGVGGGIIINGKVYQGFAGLAGELGHISVVPDLEAIQCGCGNMGCLETVSSATGIIRMANDAVSRGDRTSLSMVEKIAAKEVFDAAKAGDEVALRIVNRAAFYLGKSMAAVAAVLNPEVFIIGGGVSKAGDILFDEVRRVFAKLAPAPLQTGVTIVPAELGNDAGIIGAAGLLLRS, via the coding sequence ATGTCTGAAAGTATCTACGTTGGCGTTGACTTAGGTGGAACCACGATTAAGGTTGGAATCTGCAATGCCGAAGGGAACCTGCTGCATACCTATGAGGGGCCTACGGGGACTGCGGATGGCGTCGATGCCGTCATCGATAATATCGAAAAGTATGTGCGTCAGATTGTGGAGGACTCCCCGTACTCTTGGGATCAGCTTGCCGGTGTAGGAGCGGGCCTGGCCGGGTTTACGAATATTCGTGAAGGAATTATCATCCTTGCGCCTAACATAGGTTTTAGAGATGTGCCGATCCGATCCATTCTGGAAGGTCGTTTGAACAAGCCAGTCAAAATAGACAATGACGCCAATGTGGCTGCGCTGGGCGAGGCCTGGAGCGGCGCGGGACGCGGTGTGGAGAACTGTGTGTGCTACACGCTGGGCACCGGTGTCGGCGGCGGAATTATTATTAACGGCAAGGTGTATCAAGGGTTTGCAGGACTTGCCGGCGAGCTTGGGCATATTTCTGTTGTGCCTGACCTGGAAGCTATTCAATGCGGCTGTGGCAATATGGGCTGCCTGGAAACGGTTTCCTCTGCTACGGGTATTATCCGCATGGCTAATGATGCTGTAAGCCGCGGCGACCGCACCTCGCTGTCCATGGTAGAGAAGATCGCAGCCAAAGAGGTATTTGATGCGGCTAAGGCCGGAGACGAAGTGGCTCTGCGGATTGTGAACCGTGCTGCCTTCTATCTGGGCAAATCCATGGCTGCTGTTGCAGCGGTGCTGAATCCCGAAGTGTTTATCATCGGCGGCGGTGTTTCCAAAGCCGGAGACATTCTCTTTGACGAGGTCCGCCGCGTGTTCGCCAAGCTGGCTCCGGCCCCGCTGCAGACCGGTGTGACAATCGTGCCTGCCGAGCTGGGAAATGATGCGGGTATTATCGGTGCCGCAGGTCTTTTGCTGCGTTCTTAA
- a CDS encoding DUF1858 domain-containing protein: MSKSLNMDESIFELVSRYPEVVDIMVELGFRDITKPGMLQTAGRFMTLSKGITMKKMNREIVRQAFERHGFEIIE, translated from the coding sequence ATGAGCAAAAGCCTTAACATGGATGAGTCCATATTTGAGCTGGTCAGCCGTTATCCGGAGGTCGTAGATATTATGGTGGAGCTGGGGTTCCGCGATATCACCAAGCCAGGCATGCTGCAGACGGCAGGCCGGTTCATGACCCTGTCCAAAGGAATCACAATGAAGAAAATGAATCGCGAAATCGTCCGGCAAGCTTTTGAACGCCATGGCTTCGAGATTATTGAATAG
- a CDS encoding tetratricopeptide repeat protein → MIERTSENDVENGNVIPVTLDANFFFERAVRSLDRFQYDKALKNFRKAVEYEPENPVNHCNMAGILSEMGKYEASNDILTHVLEEVDPSMTECYFYMANNYANMESFEEAERSLITYLQEDANGEFIAESEELMELLQYELNRPAPLVRIRSREGVVEHDRARSLLEEGKFPQAVTLLEEIVQNIPDFLAAHNNLALAYFYMGRFAKAKECLGEVLAQDPGNLHALCNMAIFLQYAGDREQLAGLVRMLEATVPFHQEHVFKMATTMGILGKHRTAYGHFRRLLKDEEVGGDASLYHYCAAAASNSGLEREAVRCWQLAAKLDPESAVPRFFLSQLQLAQAEGRPLPPVSYNYQLPFQEQLKQWKNNMDSFSEEMRNNPLLRASFFWALRYGDASTKLQVTEALRWIGDDELSEVLKGVGEQEPLQESALLGLQRLIGGRPEESAIQNAVQESAVPGYKGLPEWKEDWQRVIDQTAAVMDRRYDALLKKDAELLWKQFISRLYPDVPLFRHTAGWCAALEYLTAKLHGYPLTYREAAQCYSVSVSMVSRYARRIHQVCGFPQDGAAGDILPPFTENI, encoded by the coding sequence ATGATTGAGAGAACTTCAGAGAATGACGTGGAGAATGGCAACGTGATTCCCGTTACTCTGGATGCCAATTTTTTCTTTGAAAGAGCCGTACGGTCATTGGACCGCTTTCAATATGATAAGGCATTGAAGAATTTTCGCAAAGCTGTTGAATATGAACCGGAAAACCCGGTGAATCATTGCAATATGGCGGGTATATTATCCGAGATGGGGAAATATGAGGCGTCCAACGACATCCTGACCCATGTTCTGGAGGAAGTTGACCCCTCTATGACGGAATGCTACTTCTATATGGCTAATAACTATGCAAATATGGAAAGCTTTGAAGAGGCCGAGCGCAGTCTGATCACCTATCTTCAGGAGGATGCGAACGGAGAGTTCATAGCCGAGTCCGAAGAACTGATGGAGCTGCTGCAATATGAGCTGAATCGTCCGGCCCCGCTGGTCCGGATCCGCAGCCGGGAAGGTGTAGTGGAGCACGACAGAGCACGCAGCCTGCTCGAAGAAGGGAAGTTTCCGCAAGCAGTCACGCTGCTTGAAGAAATTGTACAGAACATCCCCGATTTTCTCGCGGCGCATAACAATCTGGCTCTTGCCTATTTCTACATGGGCCGCTTTGCCAAAGCCAAGGAATGCCTTGGCGAAGTGCTTGCGCAGGACCCGGGCAACCTGCATGCATTGTGCAACATGGCTATTTTCCTGCAGTATGCGGGCGACCGGGAGCAGCTGGCGGGGCTGGTGCGCATGCTGGAAGCCACAGTGCCTTTTCATCAGGAGCATGTATTCAAAATGGCTACAACGATGGGGATTCTGGGCAAGCACAGAACGGCCTACGGGCACTTCCGCCGCCTGTTAAAGGATGAAGAGGTCGGTGGCGATGCCAGCTTGTACCATTACTGTGCGGCGGCGGCAAGCAACAGCGGGCTTGAGCGTGAGGCGGTACGCTGCTGGCAGCTGGCCGCGAAGCTGGACCCGGAATCAGCAGTACCAAGGTTTTTCCTGTCCCAGCTTCAGCTGGCACAGGCCGAGGGCCGGCCGCTGCCTCCGGTAAGCTATAATTATCAGCTGCCATTTCAGGAGCAGCTCAAGCAGTGGAAGAACAACATGGACAGCTTCTCGGAAGAGATGCGGAATAATCCGCTGCTGCGCGCTTCGTTCTTCTGGGCGCTGCGTTACGGCGATGCAAGTACGAAGCTTCAGGTGACAGAGGCGCTCCGCTGGATCGGGGATGATGAACTGTCCGAGGTGCTTAAGGGAGTCGGGGAGCAGGAGCCGCTTCAGGAGAGTGCGCTTCTCGGCCTGCAGCGGCTGATCGGCGGCAGGCCGGAGGAGAGCGCGATCCAGAATGCCGTTCAGGAATCGGCTGTGCCAGGGTATAAGGGGCTGCCGGAATGGAAAGAGGACTGGCAGCGGGTTATTGACCAGACGGCTGCCGTGATGGACCGGCGTTATGATGCCCTTCTGAAGAAGGATGCCGAGCTCCTCTGGAAGCAGTTCATCAGCCGTCTCTACCCGGATGTTCCCTTGTTTAGGCATACTGCAGGCTGGTGTGCAGCTCTGGAATATTTAACCGCCAAGCTGCATGGCTATCCGCTTACCTATCGTGAGGCTGCCCAGTGCTACAGCGTTTCGGTTTCGATGGTAAGCCGGTACGCGCGGCGTATTCATCAAGTCTGCGGGTTCCCGCAGGACGGGGCGGCAGGTGACATTTTGCCGCCTTTTACAGAAAATATCTGA